From the Senegalimassilia faecalis genome, one window contains:
- a CDS encoding DUF5692 family protein — translation MGREGPRQNPGGAPVTFAEIPTTHNPNAFFAVSLVALIANAALAAYQLRRIRARRLNPLKDELYNDTKSYREVVEENR, via the coding sequence ATGGGACGAGAAGGGCCGCGTCAAAACCCTGGTGGAGCGCCCGTAACATTCGCCGAGATCCCCACGACCCACAACCCGAACGCGTTCTTCGCCGTCAGCCTGGTGGCGCTCATCGCCAATGCGGCCCTTGCCGCCTACCAGCTACGCCGAATCCGCGCACGGCGCCTTAACCCGCTTAAAGACGAGCTCTATAATGACACGAAGAGCTATCGAGAGGTCGTCGAGGAAAACCGCTGA